Below is a window of Flavobacterium sp. N2820 DNA.
GGTAAACCAATTTTTAAGCGTTTCTAAATCAACAATTCCAACTGTTTCAAGAAACCAATTTTGTAAACTAAAAAGTGCGCTCACTGCTATTTTGTTGATTTGAATAATTCATATGATTGTATAAAAGCCTCAAAAAATAATTCGGCTTGTTTTTCATAGCCTGCTTTTGAATAATGTACTTTATCCCTTGCCATATATCCTTTTGCTGCGATTCTATAAATCGCTTTATTTCCACCTAAAACATACAACATATCCCATACAGCATATTTTTTTTCAATTGCTTTTTCTTTGATTTTCGCCGAATAATCTTCGATAAAAGTATTGGTATATTTTCTATGCAAAATAGATGGTGGCGATGTCATTACTAACACTGCCGTTTGCGGATTCTTCTCTTTAATTGAAACAATCATTTTATCCAGATGTTCATAATATTGTTCCCCCGATTGTTTATCAAAACTTTCATTGGTTCCCAAAGAAATAATCACTAAATCGGGATTCAATGCTGGCAATTGATCATAAAATAGTGGAAATTTATTGTAATCCGAAGCTTTTGCTCCATTAACTCCAATACAATGATAAACCACACCCGAATTTTCGTTTTCTAAAACCAATCCGTTTAACGCAAATTCGTTTATTTCTTGATTCGGAACTAATGCTATTTTATCCAAAGGTGATTCAGAACTATAATCGTTTGAAAACAGAGTCGATTGCAAATCTATCGGTATATATTCTGTTTTTGTAATTGTTTTTGATTGTGTTCCTTTCGTTGGAATGGTTAATATTTTCCCATCACGAATCATATCACTTTTTAAACCGTTTGCTTTTTTTAATGCTTTTAAAGAAACATTATATCTATTGGCAATTCCACCTAAAACTTCACCCGGTTTTACTTTATGCGTGATTTTTTTCGGCACTTTTCGTTCAATAACAATGCTTTTATTAGACACTGAAACATCAAATAAATTTACATTTTGAGGTGTAATTACTTTTAATTTTGTGAAATTAAATTGCGCATCTTTTACCATCAATTGAATGGCAAAATCAGCTGACTTTGTTTCCAATGAAAATCCGCTCAATCCAACTGGTTTTGAACTATCGGCATACAAATTTCTATAACTTTGAAAACTTCCTGAAGCACTATATCGAATAGGTGCACTGTTGTTCGTTTTAGCAACACTGTATGGAAAAGTAAATCCAAAACCAGCATTTCCAAAAATACTTTGAAATTGCGAACGAATTTTAGCTGTAAATAAATCGGCTTGAATGTGTGAATCGCCAATATGAACAATATTTATTTTTCCTTGTTTAGTTTGCTCTAGCTGATATAACTTTTCATAAAAAGCACTCACAGCAGATACATTTTGAACATCATTTCCTGAAAAAATAACGTCAATTGAATCGACAACTGGAACATCAAATGCTACAGAATCTATTGGAACCAATAAACTATCATTTTCTTGAGCAAAACCAAAAAAAGAAAGCCCGAAAAGTAACAGTAGTATTTTACTCTTCATTGACAGAATCTTTTTTAATTAGTACCGAATCTTTTTTAATTGGAGCCGCTGGTTTTTTCTTTTTTCGCAATGCTTTATATTTTTCATAGCCTTGATTAAGCTGAGTAAAAATTAAATTTGCAGCTTCTTTTGCTCCTCTGTGATTAAAGTGCGTGTAGTCTTTATTGGCTTTTGAAGGAACTTCTTCTACCCATTTTACCATAGAACCATCACCACCCATTAATATGTACATATTTACGAAACTTGCTTCTGATTGAATAGCATATTTTTTTTGTGCTCTATTTAAAGGAACAACGGCAGAATCGGTTTTCATTTCCAAGTCATATTTGGTTGATTTATCTGCGGTAGAAACAATTAAAATAGCGACTCCAGGAAAACATTCTTTCAAATGATTCACAACTTTTGTCATTCTTTTTTCATACCAAGTATAGTCTAATGTTCCATAATTCAAAACATTAGCACCATATTGCAACACAATTAAATCATAATCTAATTTGGCATGAAAAGCGCGCATCGTATTGATATCAAAACTACCTAAAGGCAAACCTGAGTTTCCACGATTTGAGAAATTGTCCACATGAACTCCTTTTCCATCGTCAAAATTAAATCCGTAAATTGGAATGGAATCTGCTTTTTTGAAATTTACTTTTATACTTTTCAAACTTCCTTCCGACAATGTAAGTGTATTGATTGTATTATTGGGTGTTAACTTTTTAACAATTGTGTCACCCGCTACAAAAAACACTTTTCCGTCTTTGTTAGAAGAACTTCCATAGAATAATGTTGGTCGAGGCAATTCGGATGCAAATCTTGTTTTAGTTGCTTTGTATTTTACCCAAGCAATATTTGCTGTATCATTTGCAAAAAACACATGTCCGTTAACTCCAAAAGGTCTAGACGGACGCTTTACTTTTAAATACGACTGTGTTTTCCAGTTTCCTGAAAACTCATGCGTAACAGAGCTTCGTGAACTCGCAGATTCTGATGTAATATTAACAAAACCAACTCCTTGTCCACCAAATTTTTCTTGTAAATAGGTTCTAAAATCTTTTACAATTAAATCGCCATCAGTCATTGAGTCACCAAAATAAGCAATACGAACATTACCTTCTTTCTTCGTTTCTAACTGAAACAACTCTTCAAAGAATGTTGCTAAATATTGATTTCCAGTATAATTTTCAAAGGTTTCTGTTGGAAATTTAATTCCGTTAGTAATTTTATAATCAATAGTTATATTTGAAAGTGTATCTTCAGATTTTAAATCGCCATCTTCTGCAATGGCTTCTAATAATAAACTATCTACAACAATATTTTTTGAAGAGGCAATGTCTTCAGAAAACAACTTTTTAGGTAAAAAAGTTTTAAATGCCAAAAATGACAGCGTTGAAACTACAACAACTGCTAATGACTGAAAAAAATATTTTGATGTATTCACTTTAAAAAATTAAATAACAAATAACAAAATCCAATTAACAAATAAAATTCAAATTTAAAAATTCAAAAAAAAACAAGTTCAAAATCAAAAATCAAGTTTAAAAAAATCTTTTTAAATTTTAAACATATAAGTCATATAAGCAATTTCTTCGATTTGAAATAGTATAAAATTAAACTCCTAACTTCCAACTTTGTACTTTCAACTTCGTACTTTGCCTTACATTCGTTCAGGAACTTCAATTCCTAATAACTGAAATGCATTTTTTATCGTGTTTCCAACAGATTTTGACAATTGTACTCGAAATACTTTTTTATCGTGATTTTCTTCTCCTAAAATCGAAACTTGCTGGTAAAACGAATTGAATTCTTTTACCAAATCATAGGTATAATTCGCAATCAACGCCGGACTATGATTTGCTGCTGCATTTTGAATTACTTCAGGAAATAATTGCACTTGTTTGATTAATTCTTTCTCTTTTTCATGTAATTCTAATCCTGAAATTGAAATCGAAGTATCAAAATCTGCTTTTCTTAAAATCGATTGAATACGAGCATACGTATACTGAATAAATGGCCCAGTATTTCCAGCAAAATCAACAGATTCTTCTGGATTGAATAGCATTTGTTTTTTCGGATCAACCTTTAACATGTAATATTTCAACGCACCTAAACCAATTGTTTTGAATAAAACCGCTTTTTCATCTTCAGAATAACCTTCTAATTTTCCTAAATCTTCAGAAATAGTTTGCGCTGTTGTAGTCATTTCTGCCATTAAATCATCTGCATCTACAACTGTTCCTTCACGAGATTTCATTTTTCCTGAAGGCAATTCTACCATTCCATAGGATAAATGATACAAGCTATCTGCCCAATCAAATCCTAACTTTTTCAAGATTAAGAATAATACTTTAAAATGATAATCTTGTTCGTTTCCAACCGTATAAACCATTCCGCCAACATCAGGAAAATCTTTCACACGTTGGATTGCTGTTCCAATATCTTGTGTCATATAAACCGCTGTTCCGTCTGAACGAAGCACGATTTTTCTATCTAAACCATCCGCCGTTAAATCAATCCAAACTGAACCATCTGGATCTTTCTCGAAAATGCCTTTTTCTAAACCAAATTGCACTACTTCTTTTCCAAGTAAATAGGTGTTTGATTCATAATAATAGCTATCAAAATTTACGCCAAGATTTTTATACGTTTGTGCAAAACCATCATATACCCATTGGTTCATCGTTTTCCAAAGTGCAATAACTTCTGGTTTTCCATTTTCCCAATCTAAAAGCATTTGTTGTGCTTCTAAAATAGAAGGAGCCAATTTCTTTGCTTCTTCTTCGGTTTTACCTTGAGCGATTAATGCTGAAATTTCTTTTTTATATTGTTTATCAAACTCCACATAGAAATTCCCAACCAATTTATCCCCTTTCAATCCTGTTGATTCTGGGGTTTGTCCGTTACCGAATTTCTGCCAAGCCAACATCGATTTACAGATATGGATTCCTCTATCGTTAATGATTTGTGTTTTGTATACTTTTTTTCCAGAAGCTTTAATGATTTCGGCAACCGAATAACCCAATAAATTGTTTCTGATGTGACCTAAATGCAACGGTTTGTTCGTGTTTGGGGAAGAATATTCGACCATTACCGCTTTTTCTTCTTCTTTTGGAACTACAAAACCAAACGTTTCGTTGTTTTTAATTGTATTGAAAAATTCCACATAAAAAGCATCCGAGATCACGATGTTTAAAAATCCACCTACAACATTGAACTTAGCCACTTCATTTACATTTGCCACTAAGTAACTTCCTATCTGATTTCCAATTTCAACCGGATTACCTTTTAAAGCTTTAACCAAAGGAAAAACCACCATCGTAATATCACCTTCAAACTCTTTCCTTGTAGCTTGAAATTCAACTTTTTCGATAGAAATATTGAACAATTCAAGAACCGCTTTTTGGATGTGTGATGTTAATGTGTGATGTAATGTCATTTTTGCCTTTTTTTAGAACGTGCAAAGGTAAGAATTTTGACAATAGAATGATGAAATAAAATTTTAGAATTTACCTCCAAATGTTAAAAAAAATAAAAATAACAAAAATGCTGTAACAATTAACAATTGTTGAAGTCTATTAACCACAATCATCAATCATTCTAATTAAATAAAAACAAATGAAACTAAAACTAATTATCACCTGTTTCTTGTGTTCTATTGCTTATAGTTTTGCACAAAATTCAGGAAGTATTAAAGGCAAAGTAATCGACAAAAACACAAATGAAGCCTTACCTTATGTAAACATTATTATAAAAGATAATGATAAAATTGTTACAGGAAGTGTAACCACCGACGACGGAAATTTCACAATCAACAAATTAGCATTACAAAAATACACGGTTGAAATTCAATTTATTGGCTATTCCACTGTTGTGAAAAATATCGATTTAAGTACTGATGCTAATTTAAATCTAGGCACAATTGCAATTATTGAAGATGTAGCGCAATTAAATGATGTTGAAGTAGTGGCTGAACGTTCAAATATGGTGCAAAAAATCGATAGAAAAGTAATCAATGTTGGAAAAGATTTAATTGCTTCAGGAACTACAGCTTCTGAAATTATGAATAACATTCCAACCGTTAGCATTGATCCTCAAACCAAAGAGATTAGCATGAGAGGAAACAGCAATGTTAGGGTTTTAGTAGACGGAAAACCTTCAAATGTTTCGGTGGAGCAATTGTTACAACAAATTCCTTCGGCATCGATTAAGCAAATTGAATTGATTACCAATCCTTCGGCAAAATACAATCCAGAAGGAATGAGCGGAATAATTAATATTATTTTACACAAAAATTCGCAAGATGGTTTTAATGGCTCATTAAATACTGGAGTAACTTTTGGAATTACACCAAAAACCAATTCAGCTTTAAACATGAATTACCGTGTTGGAAAAGTGAATTTTTATACCAATTATGGCTTTAATCACGGCATAAATGCAAACAATGGCTTTGTAAATAGCGAAAGAACGAATCAAGAAAATCGTCAAGAATTTCAATTTAAAAATAAAAACAATTCGCATCTAATTAAATTTGGAATGGATTATTACATCAACGACAAAAACACGTTATCGGCCTACACCAACCAAAGTTTTACTTATGGTTCTGGTAGCGGTTTAACAACTGTCGTATATGATGATGCAATTAACAACAGAAATACTACACAACTTTTTGGCAATACGGGTGATGACAAAAATCAGACGTATGATATGGTTTTTAAACATGATTTTGATAAAAAAGATGAAAATTTAGAACTTCAATTCAACTATTCTCATACCGTTAGTAACGAAAACACTGTGTATGATGAAACGATTTCGAATCCAACTTTTAATTTTGACAGAACCAATTTAGTAAAAGGAACTACTGATTATTTTCAGTTTAATGCCGATTATGTAAACCCGTTAACTGAAAGTACAAAATTAGAATTGGGTGTTGAAACTAGAATTCAAAATTCGGGTAATCGTTTTAATGATATTAATCCGAGTTTTACTAGTGCAAATAATTCGTTTGAGTTCGGAAGAAATATTTATTCGGCTTATGCAAATTTTGGGAAGCAAATTGGAAAATGGAGCGGTCAACTTGGTGTTCGTTTAGAATATTTTGACTTAGATGCCAATTTTGCAATAAATGAAACAAATCCTAGTTTTACTGATGCTCAAAACATTTCTGACGACTTGTTTACGGCTTATCCGTCTGCATTTGTGACGTATACTGCAAACGATAAAAACTCATTCAATTTTAATTATTCGAGAAGAGTTGACCGACCAAGTATTGGACAAATTAGTCCAATTAGAGAATGGACAACCCCATTGATGGAATCTAGAGGAAATCCAGGATTAGTTCCACAATTCACCAATTCATTTGAAGTGAATTATACGAGAACTACAAAAATTGGTTCGATTACGAGTGGTGTGTTTTACAGAAGTATTTCGGATGAAATTTCAAGAGTCGTTTACAATGACCCAAACAATGTAAATAGAAACATTTTATCCTATGATAATTTTGATAATAATGACGCTTTTGGAATTGAAACTTCAGGAAATTTAAAATTTACACAATGGTGGTCTGTTAATGCAAGTGCCGATGTATATTTTAAAACCGCTAAAGGAAC
It encodes the following:
- a CDS encoding GDSL-type esterase/lipase family protein; translation: MKSKILLLLFGLSFFGFAQENDSLLVPIDSVAFDVPVVDSIDVIFSGNDVQNVSAVSAFYEKLYQLEQTKQGKINIVHIGDSHIQADLFTAKIRSQFQSIFGNAGFGFTFPYSVAKTNNSAPIRYSASGSFQSYRNLYADSSKPVGLSGFSLETKSADFAIQLMVKDAQFNFTKLKVITPQNVNLFDVSVSNKSIVIERKVPKKITHKVKPGEVLGGIANRYNVSLKALKKANGLKSDMIRDGKILTIPTKGTQSKTITKTEYIPIDLQSTLFSNDYSSESPLDKIALVPNQEINEFALNGLVLENENSGVVYHCIGVNGAKASDYNKFPLFYDQLPALNPDLVIISLGTNESFDKQSGEQYYEHLDKMIVSIKEKNPQTAVLVMTSPPSILHRKYTNTFIEDYSAKIKEKAIEKKYAVWDMLYVLGGNKAIYRIAAKGYMARDKVHYSKAGYEKQAELFFEAFIQSYELFKSTK
- the argS gene encoding arginine--tRNA ligase; this translates as MTLHHTLTSHIQKAVLELFNISIEKVEFQATRKEFEGDITMVVFPLVKALKGNPVEIGNQIGSYLVANVNEVAKFNVVGGFLNIVISDAFYVEFFNTIKNNETFGFVVPKEEEKAVMVEYSSPNTNKPLHLGHIRNNLLGYSVAEIIKASGKKVYKTQIINDRGIHICKSMLAWQKFGNGQTPESTGLKGDKLVGNFYVEFDKQYKKEISALIAQGKTEEEAKKLAPSILEAQQMLLDWENGKPEVIALWKTMNQWVYDGFAQTYKNLGVNFDSYYYESNTYLLGKEVVQFGLEKGIFEKDPDGSVWIDLTADGLDRKIVLRSDGTAVYMTQDIGTAIQRVKDFPDVGGMVYTVGNEQDYHFKVLFLILKKLGFDWADSLYHLSYGMVELPSGKMKSREGTVVDADDLMAEMTTTAQTISEDLGKLEGYSEDEKAVLFKTIGLGALKYYMLKVDPKKQMLFNPEESVDFAGNTGPFIQYTYARIQSILRKADFDTSISISGLELHEKEKELIKQVQLFPEVIQNAAANHSPALIANYTYDLVKEFNSFYQQVSILGEENHDKKVFRVQLSKSVGNTIKNAFQLLGIEVPERM
- a CDS encoding outer membrane beta-barrel family protein, which codes for MKLKLIITCFLCSIAYSFAQNSGSIKGKVIDKNTNEALPYVNIIIKDNDKIVTGSVTTDDGNFTINKLALQKYTVEIQFIGYSTVVKNIDLSTDANLNLGTIAIIEDVAQLNDVEVVAERSNMVQKIDRKVINVGKDLIASGTTASEIMNNIPTVSIDPQTKEISMRGNSNVRVLVDGKPSNVSVEQLLQQIPSASIKQIELITNPSAKYNPEGMSGIINIILHKNSQDGFNGSLNTGVTFGITPKTNSALNMNYRVGKVNFYTNYGFNHGINANNGFVNSERTNQENRQEFQFKNKNNSHLIKFGMDYYINDKNTLSAYTNQSFTYGSGSGLTTVVYDDAINNRNTTQLFGNTGDDKNQTYDMVFKHDFDKKDENLELQFNYSHTVSNENTVYDETISNPTFNFDRTNLVKGTTDYFQFNADYVNPLTESTKLELGVETRIQNSGNRFNDINPSFTSANNSFEFGRNIYSAYANFGKQIGKWSGQLGVRLEYFDLDANFAINETNPSFTDAQNISDDLFTAYPSAFVTYTANDKNSFNFNYSRRVDRPSIGQISPIREWTTPLMESRGNPGLVPQFTNSFEVNYTRTTKIGSITSGVFYRSISDEISRVVYNDPNNVNRNILSYDNFDNNDAFGIETSGNLKFTQWWSVNASADVYFKTAKGTVQNASTNALENAEVDVTTFNARINNSFTATKDLRFQLFGMYRGKDRGLQYDREPMYKMDIGATYNILKGKGTITARYNDVFENMNFAFDGNIPYRQQGAFYWESQTFYVGFNYIFGGGKNRALARKQRDANETQSGGGMF